In a single window of the Necator americanus strain Aroian chromosome X, whole genome shotgun sequence genome:
- a CDS encoding hypothetical protein (NECATOR_CHRX.G21707.T1): MEASELLAAFNVITLEISMARCEFDKNSFKLSSSVNGAMAVERRQQSATSTAHWQTPPPPSRPSTAGLLAS; encoded by the exons ATGGAAGCCTCTGAGCTGCTGGCAGCTTTCAATGTTATCACTTTGGAAATAAGTATGG CACGATGTGAATTTGACAAGAACAGCTTCAAACTATCATCTTCTGTGAATGGCGCCATGGCAGTGGAACGACGACAGCAGTCCGCAACATCAACAGCACATTGGCaaacaccaccaccaccatcacgACCGTCCACTGCTGGTTTGCTCGCTTCATAA
- a CDS encoding hypothetical protein (NECATOR_CHRX.G21708.T1) yields MTSLILSVPDSSLTTNLLTTDVDEPSTESESYTRSAPERPHSRSPTASPVSYQKPIHVVSSEPLDPCYHEICTLQSDANPYLLKPDYTHDVERKGSYLRDVSEKLIGYTKDFGRAVKLSARPHNDLKNTVIDFGETTTAHGIPMLEFESAPFPAITICNLNPFKKHLARSVPEISETLDAFHQAVTYSNDANNEESRQRRKRNSKIGDFRFVQYEPVYSACECVRGTDEECVGHDAIPPNLQNACICNYDRQDGSAWPCYSTSTWKESICPECNDVGYCNVPNTTGTDSVPCVCQLKMGYCILRSEQRLRRVWEFRGKKVPDANSPFRNDFLEHLSKLGYGNMTDQVAITTRAREKLILKMSALPPQRRAALGYGKSELIRQCSFNSMQCDIEKEFKLHIDPSFGNCYTFNADPDNVQASSRAGPSHGLRLMVFVNASDYLPTTEAIGVRIAIHGQRECPFPDTFGYSAPTGAVSSFGISLRKVNRLQNGDCFNADMPLPPGYIYRDYKYEPEGCYRNCYQKRIISRCGCADPRFPSPSSSIRICDPRNEQTRDCLLSESVRMIKRKSCRCTHACKQDVYTTTYSAAKWPSGSVRMECTEKDCNSYFSEHAAMLEIYYEQMSYEVLRESESYSFVNLISDIGGQMGLWLGASVLTAIEILIFFISVVSIALSSRLRYMDKLNTEKEREKKSEPDVNRKSSGKNEYECD; encoded by the exons ATGACGTCTCTTATCCTATCAGTACCGGATAGCTCCTTAACAACGAATCTTCTCACAACGGACGTTGACGAGCCGAGCACTGAGTCTGAGTCCTACACCCGCTCTGCTCCTGAACGACCACATTCACGATCACCCACTGCTAGTCCTGTATCATATCAAAAACCGATCCATGTGGTCAGTTCCGAGCCACTTGATCCGTGCTATCACGAGATCTGCACACTGCAATCCGATGCCAACCCCTACCTGTTGAAGCCTGATTACACGCACGATGTAGAACGGAAGGGTTCTTACCTCCGTGATGTTAGTGAAAAACTTATTGGGTACACAAAG GATTTCGGCCGTGCAGTCAAGTTGTCCGCTCGACCACATAACGATTTGAAAAATACTGTAATTGACTTTGGCGAAACCACAACTGCCCATGGAATTCCTATG TTAGAATTTGAATCTGCACCGTTTCCCGCTATTACAATATGTAATCTGAATCCATTTAAAAAGCACTTAGCCCGCAGTGTTCCTGAAATCAGTGAAACG CTAGATGCATTCCATCAAGCAGTCACTTACAGTAATGACGCGAACAATGAGGAATCCCGACAACGAAGGAAACGAAACAGCAAAATCG GTGATTTTCGCTTTGTACAGTATGAACCGGTTTACTCAGCGTGTGAATGTGTTCGTGGCACCGACGAGGAATGCGTTGGCCATGATGCTATCCCTCCGAATCTTCAGAATGCTTGTATTTGTAACTACGATCGTCAAGATGGAAGTGCATGGCCGTGCTACAGTACCAG CACATGGAAGGAATCAATTTGCCCGGAATGTAACGATGTAGGATACTGTAATGTACCAAACACCACAGGAACCGATTCCGTGCCCTGTGTATGTCAATTG AAAATGGGTTACTGTATACTGCGGAGTGAACAACGGCTCAGACGTGTATGGGAATTTCGTGGAAAGAAAGTTCCAGACGCAAACAGTCCATTCAGGAATGATTTTTTGGAACATCTTTCAAAGCTCGGCTACGGAAACATGACCGATCAGGTTGCTATCACCACACGGGCACGAGAAAA gcTAATTCTAAAAATGTCAGCCTTGCCGCCGCAGCGACGTGCTGCTCTAGGATACGGGAAATCTGAGCTCATCCGACAATGTTCTTTCAATAGTATGCAGTGCGATATTGAGAAAGAGTTCAA ATTACATATTGATCCATCATTTGGGAATTGTTACACATTCAATGCTGATCCGGATAATGTGCAAGCAAGTAGTCGAGCGGGACCCAGCCACG gtttacGTCTGATGGTGTTCGTGAATGCATCGGATTACCTTCCAACCACTGAAGCTATAGGAGTTCGTATTGCAATTCATGGTCAGAGGGAATGTCCATTTCCGGACACATTTGGGTACTCAGCGCCAACTGGAGCAGTGTCATCGTTTGGGATTTCACTT AGAAAAGTTAACCGGTTGCAAAATGGAGATTGTTTCAATGCAGACATGCCATTGCCGCCCGGATATATTTATCGGGATTACAAatacgaacctgag GGATGTTACCGTAATTGCTATCAGAAACGTATCATAAGTCGATGCGGATGTGCAGATCCACGATTTCCAAGCCCGTCGAGTTCTATACGTATATGTGATCCTCGAAATGAACAAACTA GAGACTGTCTTTTGTCAGAGAGTGTACGAATGATTAAGAGGAAATCCTGTAGATGTACGCATGCTTGTAAACAAGATGTCTACACTACCACATATTCGGCTGCAAAATGGCCATCCGGAAGTGTACGGATGGAGTGTACAGAAAAGGATTGCAACTCATACTTTAG CGAACATGCTGCAATGTTGGAGATTTACTACGAACAAATGAGTTATGAGGTGCTTCGAGAGTCCGAATCATATTCCTTTGTCAACCTGATCTCGGATATTGGAGGACAAATGGGATTATGGTTAG GTGCGTCTGTGTTAACAGCTATTGAAATCCTCATCTTTTTCATCAGTGTCGTATCGATTGCTTTGAGCAGCCGTCTGAGATATATGGATAAACTCAatactgaaaaagaaagagaaaagaagtcagaGCCAGACGTGAATCGAAAATCTTCCGGGAAAAATGAATACGAGTGTGACTAA